A region of Lagenorhynchus albirostris chromosome 20, mLagAlb1.1, whole genome shotgun sequence DNA encodes the following proteins:
- the SLC16A3 gene encoding monocarboxylate transporter 4 isoform X2 produces MQEVLGHRAGGVFTPLSQQILHISASPTRELVYSSPLVGRHESFSGQQAAGSNTPSLPRACSKAYSVLETASVRDAEPALLAMGGAVVEEGPTGVKAPDGGWGWAILWGCFVITGFSYAFPKAVSVFFKELIREFGIGYSDTAWISSILLAMLYGTGGLLASLGMVSASFCGSIIQLYFTTGVITGLGLALNFQPSLIMLNRYFNKRRPMANGLAAAGSPVFLCALSPLGQVLQDHYGWRGGFLILGGLLLNCCVCAALMRPLEAPRLGSGSGPGPQRPPRRLLDLSVFRDRGFVIYALAASIMVLGLFVPPVFVVNYAKDLGVPDTQAAFLLTILGFIDIFARPTAGFITGLKKVRPYSVYLFSFAMFFNGFTDLTGSTASDYGGLVVFCIFFGISYGMVGALQFEVLMAIVGTQKFSSAIGLVLLLEAIAVLIGPPSGGKLLDATHVYQYVFVLAGAEVLASSLVLVLGNFLCIGKRPEAATEEEHHKPPEDVKVDSREVEQFLKTEPEKNGEVVHTPETSV; encoded by the exons ATGCAGGAAGTGCTCGGGCATCGTGCAGGTGGAGTGTTTACACCACTAAGTCAGCAGATACTACACATCAGCGCTTCCCCCACCAGGGAGCTGGTTTATAGCTCGCCGCTGGTGGGGAGACACGAGAGCTTCAGTGGGCAGCAAGCGGCTGGATCCAACACGCCCTCCCTTCCCCGCGCCTGCAGCAAGGCCTACTCTGTCCTTGAAACAGCTTCTGTCAG GGACGCGGAACCAGCCCTCCTGGCCATGGGAGGGGCAGTGGTCGAAGAGGGCCCGACGGGCGTCAAGGCCCCAgatgggggctggggctgggccatCCTTTGGGGCTGTTTTGTCATCACAGGCTTCTCCTACGCCTTCCCCAAGGCGGTCAGCGTCTTCTTCAAAGAGCTCATACGAGAGTTTGGGATAGGCTACAGTGACACAGCCTGGATCTCCTCCATCCTGTTGGCCATGCTGTACGGGACAG GTGGCCTCTTGGCGTCCCTGGGCATGGTGTCTGCATCCTTCTGTGGAAGCATCATCCAGCTCTACTTCACCACTGGGGTCATTACCG GCTTGGGTTTGGCGCTCAACTTCCAGCCCTCACTCATCATGCTCAACCGCTACTTCAACAAGCGGCGCCCCATGGCCAACGGGTTGGCGGCAGCGGGCAGCCCGGTGTTCCTGTGCGCCCTGTCCCCACTGGGGCAGGTGCTGCAGGACCACTATGGCTGGCGGGGTGGCTTCCTCATCCTGGGTGGCCTGCTGCTCAACTGCTGCGTGTGTGCTGCACTCATGCGGCCCCTGGAGGCGCCCCGGCTGGGTTCAGGTTCAGGGCCTGGGCCCCAGCGGCCACCCCGGCGGCTCCTGGACCTGAGCGTCTTCAGGGACCGCGGCTTTGTCATCTATGCCCTGGCCGCCTCCATCATGGTGCTGGGGCTCTTTGTGCCGCCCGTGTTCGTGGTGAACTACGCCAAGGACCTGGGTGTGCCCGACACCCAGGCGGCCTTCCTGCTCACCATCCTGGGCTTCATCGACATCTTCGCGAGGCCCACCGCCGGCTTCATCACAGGGCTCAAGAAGGTGCGGCCCTACTCTGTGTACCTCTTCAGCTTCGCCATGTTCTTCAACGGCTTCACCGACCTCACGGGATCTACAGCCAGTGACTACGGTGGCCTGGTGGTCTTCTGCATCTTCTTCGGCATCTCCTACGGCATGGTGGGGGCCCTGCAGTTCGAGGTACTCATGGCCATTGTGGGCACCCAGAAGTTCTCCAGTGCCATTGGCCTCGTGCTGCTGCTGGAGGCCATAGCTGTGCTCATTGGGCCCCCGTCGGGAG GCAAGCTCCTGGATGCGACGCACGTGTACCAGTATGTGTTTGTCCTGGCGGGGGCTGAGGTGCTGGCCTCCTCCCTCGTGCTGGTGCTGGGCAACTTCTTATGCATTGGGAAGAGGCCCGAGGCGGCCACGGAGGAGGAGCATCACAAGCCCCCCGAGGACGTGAAGGTGGACTCTCGGGAGGTGGAGCAATTCCTGAAGACAGAGCCTGAGAAGAACGGGGAGGTCGTTCACACCCCAGAAACGAGCGTCTGA
- the SLC16A3 gene encoding monocarboxylate transporter 4 isoform X1 yields MQEVLGHRAGGVFTPLSQQILHISASPTRELVYSSPLVGRHESFSGQQAAGSNTPSLPRACSKAYSVLETASVRDAEPALLAMGGAVVEEGPTGVKAPDGGWGWAILWGCFVITGFSYAFPKAVSVFFKELIREFGIGYSDTAWISSILLAMLYGTGPLCSVCVNRFGCRPVMFTGGLLASLGMVSASFCGSIIQLYFTTGVITGLGLALNFQPSLIMLNRYFNKRRPMANGLAAAGSPVFLCALSPLGQVLQDHYGWRGGFLILGGLLLNCCVCAALMRPLEAPRLGSGSGPGPQRPPRRLLDLSVFRDRGFVIYALAASIMVLGLFVPPVFVVNYAKDLGVPDTQAAFLLTILGFIDIFARPTAGFITGLKKVRPYSVYLFSFAMFFNGFTDLTGSTASDYGGLVVFCIFFGISYGMVGALQFEVLMAIVGTQKFSSAIGLVLLLEAIAVLIGPPSGGKLLDATHVYQYVFVLAGAEVLASSLVLVLGNFLCIGKRPEAATEEEHHKPPEDVKVDSREVEQFLKTEPEKNGEVVHTPETSV; encoded by the exons ATGCAGGAAGTGCTCGGGCATCGTGCAGGTGGAGTGTTTACACCACTAAGTCAGCAGATACTACACATCAGCGCTTCCCCCACCAGGGAGCTGGTTTATAGCTCGCCGCTGGTGGGGAGACACGAGAGCTTCAGTGGGCAGCAAGCGGCTGGATCCAACACGCCCTCCCTTCCCCGCGCCTGCAGCAAGGCCTACTCTGTCCTTGAAACAGCTTCTGTCAG GGACGCGGAACCAGCCCTCCTGGCCATGGGAGGGGCAGTGGTCGAAGAGGGCCCGACGGGCGTCAAGGCCCCAgatgggggctggggctgggccatCCTTTGGGGCTGTTTTGTCATCACAGGCTTCTCCTACGCCTTCCCCAAGGCGGTCAGCGTCTTCTTCAAAGAGCTCATACGAGAGTTTGGGATAGGCTACAGTGACACAGCCTGGATCTCCTCCATCCTGTTGGCCATGCTGTACGGGACAG gcccGCTCTGCAGCGTGTGTGTGAATCGCTTTGGCTGCCGGCCCGTCATGTTCACAGGTGGCCTCTTGGCGTCCCTGGGCATGGTGTCTGCATCCTTCTGTGGAAGCATCATCCAGCTCTACTTCACCACTGGGGTCATTACCG GCTTGGGTTTGGCGCTCAACTTCCAGCCCTCACTCATCATGCTCAACCGCTACTTCAACAAGCGGCGCCCCATGGCCAACGGGTTGGCGGCAGCGGGCAGCCCGGTGTTCCTGTGCGCCCTGTCCCCACTGGGGCAGGTGCTGCAGGACCACTATGGCTGGCGGGGTGGCTTCCTCATCCTGGGTGGCCTGCTGCTCAACTGCTGCGTGTGTGCTGCACTCATGCGGCCCCTGGAGGCGCCCCGGCTGGGTTCAGGTTCAGGGCCTGGGCCCCAGCGGCCACCCCGGCGGCTCCTGGACCTGAGCGTCTTCAGGGACCGCGGCTTTGTCATCTATGCCCTGGCCGCCTCCATCATGGTGCTGGGGCTCTTTGTGCCGCCCGTGTTCGTGGTGAACTACGCCAAGGACCTGGGTGTGCCCGACACCCAGGCGGCCTTCCTGCTCACCATCCTGGGCTTCATCGACATCTTCGCGAGGCCCACCGCCGGCTTCATCACAGGGCTCAAGAAGGTGCGGCCCTACTCTGTGTACCTCTTCAGCTTCGCCATGTTCTTCAACGGCTTCACCGACCTCACGGGATCTACAGCCAGTGACTACGGTGGCCTGGTGGTCTTCTGCATCTTCTTCGGCATCTCCTACGGCATGGTGGGGGCCCTGCAGTTCGAGGTACTCATGGCCATTGTGGGCACCCAGAAGTTCTCCAGTGCCATTGGCCTCGTGCTGCTGCTGGAGGCCATAGCTGTGCTCATTGGGCCCCCGTCGGGAG GCAAGCTCCTGGATGCGACGCACGTGTACCAGTATGTGTTTGTCCTGGCGGGGGCTGAGGTGCTGGCCTCCTCCCTCGTGCTGGTGCTGGGCAACTTCTTATGCATTGGGAAGAGGCCCGAGGCGGCCACGGAGGAGGAGCATCACAAGCCCCCCGAGGACGTGAAGGTGGACTCTCGGGAGGTGGAGCAATTCCTGAAGACAGAGCCTGAGAAGAACGGGGAGGTCGTTCACACCCCAGAAACGAGCGTCTGA
- the SLC16A3 gene encoding monocarboxylate transporter 4 isoform X3, which yields MGGAVVEEGPTGVKAPDGGWGWAILWGCFVITGFSYAFPKAVSVFFKELIREFGIGYSDTAWISSILLAMLYGTGPLCSVCVNRFGCRPVMFTGGLLASLGMVSASFCGSIIQLYFTTGVITGLGLALNFQPSLIMLNRYFNKRRPMANGLAAAGSPVFLCALSPLGQVLQDHYGWRGGFLILGGLLLNCCVCAALMRPLEAPRLGSGSGPGPQRPPRRLLDLSVFRDRGFVIYALAASIMVLGLFVPPVFVVNYAKDLGVPDTQAAFLLTILGFIDIFARPTAGFITGLKKVRPYSVYLFSFAMFFNGFTDLTGSTASDYGGLVVFCIFFGISYGMVGALQFEVLMAIVGTQKFSSAIGLVLLLEAIAVLIGPPSGGKLLDATHVYQYVFVLAGAEVLASSLVLVLGNFLCIGKRPEAATEEEHHKPPEDVKVDSREVEQFLKTEPEKNGEVVHTPETSV from the exons ATGGGAGGGGCAGTGGTCGAAGAGGGCCCGACGGGCGTCAAGGCCCCAgatgggggctggggctgggccatCCTTTGGGGCTGTTTTGTCATCACAGGCTTCTCCTACGCCTTCCCCAAGGCGGTCAGCGTCTTCTTCAAAGAGCTCATACGAGAGTTTGGGATAGGCTACAGTGACACAGCCTGGATCTCCTCCATCCTGTTGGCCATGCTGTACGGGACAG gcccGCTCTGCAGCGTGTGTGTGAATCGCTTTGGCTGCCGGCCCGTCATGTTCACAGGTGGCCTCTTGGCGTCCCTGGGCATGGTGTCTGCATCCTTCTGTGGAAGCATCATCCAGCTCTACTTCACCACTGGGGTCATTACCG GCTTGGGTTTGGCGCTCAACTTCCAGCCCTCACTCATCATGCTCAACCGCTACTTCAACAAGCGGCGCCCCATGGCCAACGGGTTGGCGGCAGCGGGCAGCCCGGTGTTCCTGTGCGCCCTGTCCCCACTGGGGCAGGTGCTGCAGGACCACTATGGCTGGCGGGGTGGCTTCCTCATCCTGGGTGGCCTGCTGCTCAACTGCTGCGTGTGTGCTGCACTCATGCGGCCCCTGGAGGCGCCCCGGCTGGGTTCAGGTTCAGGGCCTGGGCCCCAGCGGCCACCCCGGCGGCTCCTGGACCTGAGCGTCTTCAGGGACCGCGGCTTTGTCATCTATGCCCTGGCCGCCTCCATCATGGTGCTGGGGCTCTTTGTGCCGCCCGTGTTCGTGGTGAACTACGCCAAGGACCTGGGTGTGCCCGACACCCAGGCGGCCTTCCTGCTCACCATCCTGGGCTTCATCGACATCTTCGCGAGGCCCACCGCCGGCTTCATCACAGGGCTCAAGAAGGTGCGGCCCTACTCTGTGTACCTCTTCAGCTTCGCCATGTTCTTCAACGGCTTCACCGACCTCACGGGATCTACAGCCAGTGACTACGGTGGCCTGGTGGTCTTCTGCATCTTCTTCGGCATCTCCTACGGCATGGTGGGGGCCCTGCAGTTCGAGGTACTCATGGCCATTGTGGGCACCCAGAAGTTCTCCAGTGCCATTGGCCTCGTGCTGCTGCTGGAGGCCATAGCTGTGCTCATTGGGCCCCCGTCGGGAG GCAAGCTCCTGGATGCGACGCACGTGTACCAGTATGTGTTTGTCCTGGCGGGGGCTGAGGTGCTGGCCTCCTCCCTCGTGCTGGTGCTGGGCAACTTCTTATGCATTGGGAAGAGGCCCGAGGCGGCCACGGAGGAGGAGCATCACAAGCCCCCCGAGGACGTGAAGGTGGACTCTCGGGAGGTGGAGCAATTCCTGAAGACAGAGCCTGAGAAGAACGGGGAGGTCGTTCACACCCCAGAAACGAGCGTCTGA